In one Lachnospiraceae bacterium genomic region, the following are encoded:
- the spo0A gene encoding sporulation transcription factor Spo0A: MSERKEKKVSQLKVLVVDDNRAFRESVKCVIEQQSDMVVAGEAGDGAEALEMIQYLQPDVVLLDLVMPQLDGIGVLEQMKNQSKPWPVFIILSSVVCDQMLEQLMALGATYYMAKTCDVELLTTRIRQMKGMSRQELPAMPEKGKGSLPAVSSVRARSVDVETEVTNLIHEVGVPAHIKGYQYLRESILMAIEDMDILNAITKQLYPAIAKKFDTTPSRVERAIRHAIEVAWSRGKMDTIEKLFSYSISMGKGKPTNSEFIALIADRMRLELKAG, from the coding sequence ATGTCAGAGAGAAAGGAGAAAAAGGTGAGTCAATTAAAAGTTTTAGTGGTAGATGACAATCGAGCGTTTAGAGAAAGCGTAAAATGTGTGATTGAGCAGCAGAGCGATATGGTGGTAGCAGGAGAAGCAGGCGACGGAGCAGAGGCACTGGAAATGATCCAGTATCTTCAGCCGGATGTTGTGCTGCTCGACTTGGTAATGCCGCAGCTCGACGGCATTGGTGTATTAGAGCAAATGAAAAATCAAAGCAAACCGTGGCCGGTATTTATTATTTTATCCTCGGTAGTCTGTGACCAGATGCTCGAACAGCTGATGGCGCTCGGCGCCACCTATTACATGGCCAAAACCTGCGATGTGGAGCTTTTGACAACCCGCATTCGGCAGATGAAAGGGATGAGCCGGCAGGAGCTTCCGGCCATGCCGGAAAAAGGGAAGGGCTCTTTGCCGGCCGTATCGTCCGTGAGGGCGCGCAGCGTAGATGTGGAGACAGAGGTAACCAATCTGATCCACGAGGTGGGAGTTCCGGCGCATATTAAAGGCTATCAGTATCTGAGAGAGTCCATCCTGATGGCCATTGAGGATATGGATATTTTGAATGCGATTACTAAGCAGCTGTATCCAGCGATTGCGAAGAAGTTTGATACCACGCCGAGCAGAGTGGAGAGAGCGATTCGGCATGCGATTGAGGTGGCCTGGAGCAGGGGGAAAATGGATACGATTGAAAAGCTGTTTTCCTATAGCATCAGTATGGGCAAGGGAAAGCCGACGAACAGTGAATTTATTGCGCTGATTGCAGACCGGATGCGGCTGGAGCTCAAGGCGGGATGA
- the spoIVB gene encoding SpoIVB peptidase, whose translation MKKENRRLSPWIGKGLLLLMLSVLLMPYLIVQLAVPDTVRVIEGQSWEFGGEMLELEAQESEWVTVNENSIRRREDIEESAYARSSAQIKLFGILPIKSVSIEVWPEKRLLAGGHTVGIDLYTDGILVLGTGKIETASGTEGSPARGILYAGDKIRRVNGQEVTTVEQVDEIIAQNGARPITIQLTRDEENLEVSITPKIGKDGKAKIGIWIRDRAQGLGTLTFVDPQSSLFGAVGHGINDVDTGEVLPIHDGLITRAKIRHVVKGEEGLPGEVEGSLTGTILGQVTENTESGVYGHYSGGQGDYAEYKIILKDQVKNGEAVILSDIVDGEIHEYTVQIEKASGLPTFNHGMVVTVTDERLLQETGGIIQGMSGCPILQDGKLIGAVTHVFVKDPTKGYGIYIENMLE comes from the coding sequence ATGAAAAAAGAGAATCGAAGGCTCTCTCCATGGATTGGAAAGGGCCTTTTATTATTGATGCTTTCAGTGCTTTTAATGCCCTATCTGATAGTGCAGCTGGCAGTGCCGGATACCGTGCGAGTCATAGAAGGGCAAAGCTGGGAATTTGGCGGAGAGATGCTGGAGCTGGAAGCGCAGGAAAGCGAATGGGTTACCGTAAATGAAAATAGCATCCGGCGCCGGGAGGATATTGAGGAAAGCGCATATGCAAGAAGCAGCGCACAGATTAAGCTTTTTGGGATCCTTCCTATAAAATCAGTTTCTATTGAGGTATGGCCTGAGAAAAGGCTTTTGGCCGGCGGACATACCGTGGGGATCGATCTGTATACAGATGGCATCCTGGTACTGGGTACCGGCAAAATAGAAACCGCATCAGGGACGGAAGGCAGTCCGGCAAGAGGAATTTTATATGCAGGAGACAAAATCCGCAGAGTCAACGGGCAAGAGGTTACAACGGTAGAACAGGTGGATGAGATCATTGCGCAAAACGGTGCAAGGCCCATTACGATTCAGCTGACGAGAGATGAGGAAAATCTGGAGGTATCAATAACGCCCAAAATAGGAAAGGACGGCAAGGCAAAGATTGGAATCTGGATCCGCGACCGCGCGCAGGGACTTGGCACGCTTACCTTTGTTGATCCGCAGAGCAGTCTGTTTGGAGCGGTTGGTCATGGAATCAATGATGTGGATACAGGCGAGGTGCTGCCCATTCATGATGGACTCATCACCAGAGCCAAGATCCGCCATGTTGTGAAAGGCGAAGAGGGTCTCCCGGGAGAGGTAGAAGGCAGCCTTACCGGTACAATTTTGGGTCAAGTGACCGAAAATACTGAAAGCGGCGTATATGGTCATTATAGCGGCGGGCAAGGTGACTATGCAGAATATAAGATTATCCTAAAGGATCAGGTAAAAAATGGAGAGGCTGTGATCTTGAGTGATATTGTGGATGGAGAAATCCATGAATATACAGTGCAAATAGAAAAGGCGTCCGGACTTCCTACTTTTAATCATGGCATGGTTGTCACCGTTACGGATGAGCGTTTGCTGCAGGAGACGGGCGGTATTATTCAGGGCATGAGCGGCTGCCCCATTCTGCAGGACGGCAAGCTAATCGGAGCGGTCACGCATGTATTTGTCAAGGATCCCACCAAAGGCTACGGGATCTATATTGAGAACATGCTGGAATAA
- the recN gene encoding DNA repair protein RecN, whose translation MLIHLRVQNIALIDEVTVDLEDGLNVLTGETGAGKSIILGAINLALGGRGSKELLRDPSRPAVIDLFFSEEKPGVLDKLKEMGIAAEDGEILISRRFAPSGRSTCQINQVMVTTQQVKQVAALLIDIHGQHEHQSLLDGSRHIDILDRFIPGIETLKKEMREKWDAARLLQKEWEVYQEKGKDRERLLSLMQFELDEIEAAAWKENEEEELKEERRKLLYSEKLQESCLGAYMLIRQRGREGQPALDALESALMKLKEAEGYDASFFTPYVASLEEQLAVLQDMAGELRQYGEALEAEPQRLSELEQRLDQIQHLQNKYGQSRELVMAYYQKTKAEQQKLQNLAQTIEELQTQLQKKQSEMQSLAETMTKWRLEAAQKIEEEITQVLATLQFNQPIFKISRQPKELSPKGADQILFQIRTNVGETLRPLQQIASGGEMSRVMLAIKTVLAKQDEISTLIFDEIDTGISGRTAQSVAEKMSRIALYHQVICVTHLPQIAALADCHMRIEKTVSGEHTATQIQVLGEEQVAEELARMLGGTQITAAVKENAAEMKALAENWKKKERA comes from the coding sequence ATGCTGATACATCTGCGTGTGCAAAATATAGCACTCATTGATGAAGTGACGGTGGATCTGGAGGATGGACTGAATGTACTGACCGGTGAAACAGGCGCCGGAAAAAGCATTATTTTAGGCGCCATCAATCTGGCGCTTGGCGGCAGAGGGAGCAAAGAGCTGCTGCGAGACCCATCGCGCCCGGCTGTGATTGATCTGTTTTTTTCAGAGGAAAAGCCCGGTGTTTTGGATAAACTAAAAGAGATGGGGATTGCAGCAGAGGATGGAGAGATCCTCATTTCACGGCGCTTTGCGCCCAGCGGCCGCAGCACCTGTCAGATCAATCAGGTCATGGTGACGACACAGCAGGTCAAGCAGGTAGCAGCGCTTTTGATTGATATTCACGGGCAGCATGAGCATCAGTCACTTTTAGACGGCAGCCGGCATATCGACATATTGGACCGCTTTATTCCCGGCATTGAAACGCTAAAAAAGGAGATGCGTGAAAAATGGGATGCCGCCCGTCTTCTGCAAAAGGAATGGGAGGTCTATCAGGAAAAAGGAAAGGACAGAGAGCGCCTGCTTTCTTTGATGCAGTTTGAATTAGATGAAATCGAGGCCGCCGCGTGGAAGGAAAATGAAGAAGAGGAGCTAAAAGAAGAGCGCAGGAAGCTTTTGTATAGTGAGAAGCTGCAGGAAAGCTGTCTGGGAGCGTATATGCTGATCCGTCAGAGGGGGCGCGAGGGGCAGCCGGCGCTGGATGCGCTGGAAAGTGCGCTGATGAAGCTGAAAGAGGCAGAAGGGTATGACGCCTCGTTTTTTACGCCGTATGTAGCATCGCTGGAAGAACAGCTGGCAGTTCTGCAGGATATGGCGGGAGAGCTTCGTCAGTACGGAGAGGCGCTGGAGGCAGAGCCACAGCGGCTTTCTGAGCTGGAGCAGCGGCTCGATCAGATTCAGCACCTGCAGAATAAATATGGACAGAGCCGCGAGCTGGTCATGGCGTATTATCAGAAAACAAAGGCCGAGCAGCAAAAGCTGCAAAATTTGGCGCAGACCATTGAAGAGCTCCAAACACAGCTGCAGAAAAAGCAAAGTGAAATGCAAAGTCTTGCCGAGACGATGACAAAATGGCGACTGGAGGCAGCGCAGAAAATCGAGGAAGAGATCACACAGGTGCTGGCCACACTGCAATTTAATCAGCCAATCTTTAAAATCAGCCGGCAGCCTAAGGAGCTATCTCCCAAAGGGGCAGATCAGATTTTGTTTCAGATTCGTACCAATGTAGGAGAGACGCTGCGGCCTTTGCAGCAGATTGCTTCGGGCGGTGAAATGTCGCGTGTGATGTTGGCGATTAAAACGGTTCTGGCTAAGCAGGATGAGATCAGTACACTGATTTTTGATGAAATTGATACGGGAATCAGCGGGCGCACAGCGCAGAGTGTTGCTGAAAAAATGAGCAGAATTGCGCTTTATCATCAGGTGATTTGCGTGACGCATTTGCCGCAGATTGCCGCGCTGGCGGATTGCCATATGCGCATTGAAAAAACGGTTAGCGGCGAGCATACGGCCACGCAAATTCAGGTGCTCGGCGAGGAGCAGGTGGCAGAAGAGCTGGCCCGGATGCTGGGCGGAACGCAGATTACGGCAGCAGTGAAAGAGAATGCGGCGGAGATGAAGGCTCTGGCTGAAAATTGGAAGAAAAAGGAACGCGCATAA
- the argR gene encoding arginine repressor, with protein MKTKRQKLICDLIDQFEIETQEELVAKLQEAGCSVTQATVSRDIRQLRLTKIVGESGVQKYALPVQETAEQPPMAALRFSRVLQQGFVSAEVAGSLVVVRTMTGMAMAVAAALDSLKLEEIVGTIAGDDTIFLAVHSEESGRILKNKILALVE; from the coding sequence ATGAAGACGAAGCGGCAGAAATTGATCTGTGACTTAATTGATCAATTTGAGATTGAAACACAGGAAGAGCTGGTAGCCAAGTTGCAGGAAGCGGGCTGCTCTGTGACACAGGCCACGGTATCAAGGGACATCCGGCAGCTCCGATTGACAAAAATTGTAGGCGAAAGCGGTGTACAAAAATATGCCCTGCCTGTTCAGGAGACGGCAGAACAGCCGCCGATGGCGGCGCTGCGCTTTAGCCGCGTTCTGCAGCAGGGGTTTGTGAGTGCAGAGGTGGCAGGCAGCCTAGTGGTCGTGCGAACGATGACCGGCATGGCCATGGCAGTCGCAGCTGCGCTGGACAGCCTCAAGCTGGAAGAAATTGTGGGCACGATTGCAGGAGATGATACCATTTTTCTGGCGGTCCACTCTGAAGAAAGCGGTCGCATATTAAAAAATAAAATTTTGGCGCTGGTTGAATAA
- a CDS encoding TlyA family RNA methyltransferase, which yields MEEKQRLDVRLVQEGLAPSRERAKEWIQAGQVKCRGTVCKKAGTMVSVQEPLEILAAPLPYVSRGGLKLEKALTVFGIKLEQAVCLDAGASTGGFTDCMLQHGAASVYAVDVGHDQLAEKLRQDPRVTNIENTNVKHLTEEMLGEPCDFASVDVSFISLKKVLPAIVGCLKEGGQLVCLVKPQFEAGRDKIGKKGVVKEEKVHKQVLREMIAFCEEKNWAVKNVTASPIRGQEGNREFLLYLIKDTKMEKGAGEDIPTLIERAVREAHEKEA from the coding sequence ATGGAAGAAAAACAACGCTTAGATGTGCGCCTTGTGCAGGAAGGGCTGGCACCTTCAAGGGAAAGGGCAAAGGAATGGATCCAGGCCGGGCAGGTTAAATGCCGGGGAACGGTCTGTAAAAAGGCGGGGACGATGGTAAGTGTACAGGAGCCTTTGGAAATACTGGCAGCCCCGCTGCCCTATGTAAGCCGCGGAGGTCTTAAGCTGGAGAAAGCGCTGACAGTTTTTGGAATTAAGCTGGAGCAGGCTGTGTGTCTGGATGCAGGTGCTTCGACCGGCGGGTTTACAGATTGTATGCTGCAGCATGGCGCAGCCAGCGTGTATGCCGTGGATGTAGGGCATGATCAGCTCGCTGAAAAACTGAGACAGGATCCAAGGGTAACCAACATAGAAAATACAAATGTGAAGCATTTGACAGAAGAGATGCTCGGAGAGCCTTGTGACTTTGCCTCGGTGGATGTCTCTTTTATTTCACTGAAAAAGGTGCTGCCAGCTATCGTAGGCTGCTTGAAAGAAGGAGGCCAGCTGGTATGCTTAGTCAAGCCTCAGTTTGAGGCGGGCAGGGATAAGATTGGCAAAAAGGGAGTTGTAAAAGAGGAAAAGGTGCATAAGCAGGTACTCAGAGAGATGATCGCTTTTTGCGAAGAAAAAAACTGGGCCGTTAAAAATGTAACAGCCTCTCCGATTCGTGGACAAGAAGGAAATCGGGAGTTTTTACTTTATTTAATAAAAGATACCAAAATGGAGAAAGGAGCAGGTGAGGATATACCGACACTGATTGAGCGTGCAGTACGGGAAGCTCACGAAAAAGAAGCATGA